A portion of the Sandaracinaceae bacterium genome contains these proteins:
- a CDS encoding GNAT family N-acetyltransferase, which produces MTSRADSQPLVVRRLLATDDRSGFQSGNVDLDRFFQRFAGQNQFRHHVGTTWVALTRGRIVGFVTVSAAQLEVGLLPEKARKRLPAYPLPVLRLARLAVSNQAQGAGVGRALLRAVFTLAWRMADDLGCVGIVVDAKPEAIGFYKTLGFQELEHRQGGLGDRPEPVPMFLELAAVPKPADPPAG; this is translated from the coding sequence ATGACGTCCCGGGCTGACTCGCAGCCGCTCGTCGTGCGGCGGCTGCTCGCCACGGATGACCGGTCGGGGTTCCAGTCGGGCAACGTCGATCTCGACCGCTTTTTTCAGCGCTTTGCCGGTCAGAACCAATTCCGACACCACGTCGGGACCACCTGGGTGGCTCTCACCCGAGGGCGCATCGTCGGCTTCGTGACCGTGAGCGCGGCGCAGCTCGAGGTGGGCTTGTTGCCGGAGAAGGCGAGGAAGCGTCTGCCTGCGTATCCACTCCCCGTGCTGCGCCTGGCGCGCTTGGCCGTCTCGAATCAGGCCCAGGGCGCCGGCGTCGGCAGGGCGCTGCTGAGAGCCGTCTTCACCCTCGCGTGGCGGATGGCCGATGACCTGGGCTGCGTCGGGATCGTGGTGGACGCAAAACCGGAGGCGATCGGCTTCTACAAGACGCTTGGCTTCCAGGAGCTCGAACACCGCCAAGGGGGCCTTGGCGACAGACCCGAGCCAGTTCCCATGTTCCTGGAGCTCGCCGCAGTCCCAAAGCCTGCGGACCCGCCAGCCGGTTGA